One region of Nitrospira sp. genomic DNA includes:
- a CDS encoding OmpA family protein, with product MRSHSSPDSSEQSSVLTIGVTDLMTSLAVIFILLFSAYVTKVSETEAQTKVSVPDSVPEVRVAKTMTEDIRGALRDHFQRFDLSLDADPTDPNVVRIVVPDALLNFEFGKGTLSAVADQFLVDAMPTYAALLCGAMRDRIDSLVIEGHTDDRGSDIYNLKLSQERSLNVMVKGLEVIKDSAPWAYRCFHEKTSASGRGRQDLVLDQSRGLDREKSRRVVFKIRLRSTDQLVEAGYSTRSLDSPTVSSRLF from the coding sequence ATGCGTTCCCACTCATCCCCGGATTCCTCGGAACAGTCGTCGGTGTTGACCATCGGGGTTACGGACTTGATGACCTCGTTGGCCGTGATTTTTATTCTCTTGTTCAGCGCGTATGTCACCAAGGTTTCGGAAACCGAGGCGCAGACGAAAGTGTCGGTGCCTGATTCCGTGCCGGAGGTGCGGGTGGCGAAGACGATGACGGAAGATATCCGAGGAGCCTTGCGGGATCACTTTCAGCGGTTTGATCTGTCACTGGATGCGGATCCGACCGACCCCAATGTGGTGCGCATCGTCGTGCCGGACGCGTTGTTGAATTTTGAGTTTGGCAAGGGGACCCTCTCCGCGGTCGCCGATCAGTTTCTCGTGGATGCAATGCCGACCTACGCCGCGCTCTTGTGCGGGGCCATGCGGGATCGCATTGACTCGCTGGTGATCGAAGGGCATACCGACGATCGTGGGTCGGATATCTACAATTTGAAGCTGAGCCAAGAACGTTCGCTCAATGTCATGGTCAAGGGGCTGGAGGTAATCAAGGATTCGGCGCCCTGGGCCTATCGGTGTTTCCATGAGAAGACGTCCGCCAGTGGCCGGGGCCGGCAGGATTTGGTGCTGGACCAGTCCCGTGGACTGGATCGGGAGAAGAGTCGACGGGTCGTGTTTAAGATTCGCCTGCGATCGACGGATCAACTGGTAGAAGCGGGGTACAGTACACGATCCCTCGACTCCCCGACGGTCAGTTCCCGCCTGTTCTAG
- a CDS encoding SUMF1/EgtB/PvdO family nonheme iron enzyme, with protein sequence MGDDRGQDDEQPVHRVTLNPFYLDAYEVTVSRYAEFLHAQKPDPPFKWHEADLGAHAHKPVIGVNWYDARDYCRWVGKRLPTEAEWEFAARGSEGRIYPWGNAHPTKGHTNAGQTKWRGYDTLSTVGQLALGKTPDGIYDLAGNLWEWVADWYDASYYRFTPRDNPSGPSAGPLRSLRGGAWNNDSTAIRSANRAGYAPDARRNDVGFRCARDAQRSPAH encoded by the coding sequence ATGGGAGACGATCGCGGCCAGGATGATGAGCAGCCGGTCCACCGCGTCACGCTCAACCCCTTTTACCTGGATGCCTACGAAGTGACCGTCTCGCGCTACGCCGAGTTTCTCCATGCACAAAAGCCCGACCCACCCTTCAAGTGGCACGAGGCCGACCTCGGCGCCCATGCGCACAAACCGGTCATTGGCGTGAACTGGTACGATGCACGCGACTACTGCCGGTGGGTGGGAAAGCGGTTACCGACGGAAGCGGAATGGGAGTTCGCGGCACGAGGATCCGAAGGGCGGATCTACCCTTGGGGCAACGCGCACCCGACCAAAGGGCATACGAACGCAGGGCAAACCAAGTGGCGAGGGTATGACACCCTGAGTACCGTCGGACAGTTGGCGCTCGGCAAGACTCCCGACGGCATCTACGACCTGGCGGGCAATCTCTGGGAATGGGTCGCTGACTGGTACGATGCCTCGTATTACCGGTTCACCCCGCGTGATAATCCGAGCGGCCCTTCGGCCGGCCCGCTCCGGAGCTTGCGGGGAGGCGCCTGGAACAATGACTCCACGGCGATACGATCGGCGAATCGCGCAGGCTACGCACCCGACGCCAGGCGAAACGATGTGGGATTTCGCTGCGCGAGGGACGCTCAACGGTCCCCCGCTCACTAG
- a CDS encoding thioredoxin family protein yields the protein MTGTVQDVRDENYKEFTDSTGAVVAYGLATCEPCKQYDPILEEIAAKFPDIKIGKAKMHVPGRCREIKKAHTFETYPTTHFFAHGKLLLTREGVVEPTELAALINDHLVK from the coding sequence ATGACCGGCACAGTGCAAGACGTCCGAGACGAGAATTACAAAGAGTTTACCGATAGCACCGGAGCCGTGGTTGCCTATGGACTGGCCACGTGCGAGCCCTGCAAGCAGTACGATCCCATTCTCGAAGAAATCGCCGCCAAGTTCCCGGACATCAAGATCGGCAAAGCCAAGATGCACGTCCCCGGCCGGTGCCGTGAAATCAAGAAAGCCCACACCTTCGAAACCTATCCCACAACCCATTTCTTCGCGCACGGCAAGCTCCTGTTGACCCGTGAAGGCGTGGTTGAACCGACAGAACTCGCCGCCCTCATCAACGACCACCTGGTGAAGTAA
- a CDS encoding redoxin domain-containing protein yields the protein MAAEIKVGDTAPDFTLKDQDQKDVKLSDFRGKSNVVLAFYPLDWSPVCQGENKCLTDDFPKFQSAHAELFGISCDSFFSHKAWADSLDLKHRLLSDFNREVVKKYGLYFEPLNCGKRATVIVDKNGKVAYVKVQEIKVAREDKDILAALAKLS from the coding sequence GTGGCCGCAGAAATTAAAGTCGGCGATACCGCGCCGGATTTCACATTAAAGGATCAGGATCAGAAGGACGTGAAGTTGAGCGATTTCAGAGGGAAGAGCAACGTGGTACTCGCGTTTTACCCGCTCGACTGGAGCCCGGTCTGTCAGGGTGAAAACAAGTGCCTGACCGATGACTTCCCGAAGTTCCAAAGCGCCCACGCAGAACTGTTCGGCATTAGCTGCGACAGCTTCTTCTCCCACAAAGCCTGGGCGGATTCCCTCGACTTGAAGCATCGCCTCCTCTCCGACTTCAATCGAGAAGTCGTGAAGAAGTATGGCCTGTATTTCGAACCGCTGAACTGCGGCAAGCGTGCGACGGTCATTGTCGACAAGAACGGCAAGGTCGCGTATGTGAAGGTGCAGGAAATCAAGGTGGCGCGGGAAGACAAGGATATTCTCGCTGCCCTCGCGAAGCTGAGCTAA